The proteins below come from a single Beutenbergia cavernae DSM 12333 genomic window:
- the phnE gene encoding phosphonate ABC transporter, permease protein PhnE, whose translation MTTSTPSLAHAAGSGSVRPRKPRPRWTTYAAVVVVAALTLWSARGVEFTLEPLLANYDRGVDVLRRFLHPDWAFVWASWPAWAETLQVAVLAATVGCAIALVLALLASQVTASPWVYRTVKIVLAVQRSLPDVAWALLAVAVVGVGPLAGLLALVAFNIGVAAKLTAESIDAVDPGPVEAARAVGADPVQRATTAVVPQVMPNFLSYCFYVFELNIRASLVLGAVGAGGIGTVIIVQTSRFQFENVAGIIYVFVLVVFVLDQLSRWLRRRLI comes from the coding sequence GTGACGACCTCGACCCCGAGCCTCGCCCACGCGGCAGGATCCGGGTCGGTGCGCCCGCGCAAGCCCCGCCCGCGCTGGACGACGTACGCGGCTGTCGTCGTCGTCGCCGCCCTCACGCTCTGGTCGGCGCGCGGTGTCGAGTTCACGCTCGAGCCGCTGCTCGCCAACTACGACCGGGGCGTGGACGTGCTGCGGCGGTTCCTGCACCCGGACTGGGCGTTCGTCTGGGCGAGCTGGCCGGCCTGGGCCGAGACGCTGCAGGTCGCCGTGCTCGCAGCCACGGTGGGCTGCGCGATCGCGCTCGTCCTCGCGCTGCTCGCGAGCCAGGTGACCGCATCGCCGTGGGTGTACCGGACGGTGAAGATCGTCCTCGCGGTGCAGCGGTCGCTCCCCGATGTCGCGTGGGCGCTGCTCGCCGTCGCCGTCGTGGGCGTCGGACCGCTCGCGGGTCTGCTGGCGCTCGTGGCGTTCAACATCGGGGTGGCGGCGAAGCTCACCGCGGAGAGCATCGACGCCGTCGACCCCGGCCCTGTCGAGGCCGCGCGGGCCGTCGGCGCCGACCCGGTGCAGCGGGCGACGACGGCGGTCGTCCCGCAGGTCATGCCGAACTTCCTCTCGTACTGCTTCTACGTGTTCGAGCTCAACATCCGGGCCTCCCTCGTCCTCGGGGCGGTCGGGGCCGGCGGGATCGGCACGGTCATCATCGTGCAGACGAGCCGGTTCCAGTTCGAGAACGTGGCGGGCATCATCTACGTCTTCGTGCTCGTCGTGTTCGTTCTCGACCAGCTCTCGCGGTGGCTCCGCCGGAGGCTGATATGA
- a CDS encoding HAD family hydrolase, with protein MPEPRLTLVLDFDGTVCLGDDPVYLYAEEASRRAGVDLTVGLAGFLSTGVLSVEGADAAPFAVEDGYQAIHVLGGLAGLERDDLRASYRASRARVDVGEGEMHTPDGFTGFLDEVRSAGTRVVLVTNAPLLGAERWLAAHDVARRLDAIVPDAGKPVRMPAVLDALLEEAGAEDEPELLASVGDVYANDIAPAVARGARAAHIDRFARVPGPATWRAPTFVELYEPLLAWATAGGAEVFTAASPERVPQGSGRE; from the coding sequence GTGCCGGAACCACGCCTCACGCTCGTGCTCGATTTCGACGGAACCGTCTGCCTCGGCGACGACCCGGTCTACCTGTACGCCGAGGAGGCGAGCCGGCGCGCCGGCGTCGACCTCACGGTCGGCCTCGCCGGCTTCCTCAGCACCGGTGTGCTGAGCGTGGAGGGGGCCGACGCCGCACCGTTCGCCGTCGAGGACGGGTACCAGGCGATCCATGTCCTCGGCGGGCTCGCCGGGCTGGAGCGCGACGACCTGCGAGCGAGCTACCGGGCGAGCCGCGCCCGCGTGGACGTCGGCGAGGGGGAGATGCACACCCCGGACGGGTTCACCGGGTTCCTCGACGAGGTCCGTTCCGCCGGCACCCGCGTGGTGCTCGTGACCAACGCGCCGCTGCTCGGGGCGGAACGCTGGCTCGCGGCCCACGACGTCGCCCGCCGGCTCGATGCGATCGTGCCGGACGCCGGGAAGCCGGTCCGCATGCCGGCCGTGCTCGACGCGCTGCTGGAGGAGGCCGGCGCGGAGGACGAGCCCGAGCTCCTGGCGAGCGTCGGCGACGTCTACGCCAACGACATCGCTCCGGCCGTCGCACGCGGCGCCCGTGCCGCGCACATCGACCGCTTCGCCCGCGTCCCCGGCCCGGCGACATGGCGCGCACCCACGTTCGTCGAGCTGTACGAGCCGCTGCTCGCATGGGCGACGGCCGGTGGGGCCGAAGTGTTTACCGCGGCGTCACCGGAACGGGTGCCGCAGGGCAGCGGGCGGGAGTAG
- a CDS encoding peroxiredoxin, which yields MPKLAVGDVAPDFTLPAAGGGDVSLASLRADAEKGVIVYFYPAAGTPGCTTQACDFRDSLASLQGAGYAVVGLSPDTVGALEKFADAESLTFALGSDPGHAVLEAYGAWGEKTLYGKTVVGVIRSTIVVAPDGTVSLAQYNVKATGHVAKLRRDLGID from the coding sequence ATGCCCAAGCTCGCCGTCGGCGACGTCGCCCCCGACTTCACGCTCCCGGCCGCCGGCGGCGGTGACGTGTCCCTCGCGAGCCTGCGCGCGGACGCCGAGAAGGGCGTCATCGTGTACTTCTACCCCGCGGCGGGCACCCCGGGCTGCACGACGCAGGCGTGCGACTTCCGCGACTCGCTCGCCTCGCTGCAGGGGGCGGGCTACGCCGTCGTCGGCCTCTCCCCCGATACCGTGGGGGCCCTCGAGAAGTTCGCCGACGCCGAGTCGCTCACGTTCGCGCTCGGGTCCGACCCCGGCCACGCCGTGCTCGAGGCCTACGGCGCCTGGGGCGAGAAGACCCTCTACGGCAAGACCGTCGTCGGGGTCATCCGCTCCACGATCGTCGTCGCCCCGGACGGGACCGTGTCGCTCGCCCAGTACAACGTGAAGGCGACCGGCCACGTGGCGAAGCTGCGCCGCGACCTCGGGATCGACTGA
- a CDS encoding ABC transporter ATP-binding protein, producing the protein MPADETDPIGHAPHAAISFEGAAKRYADGTVAVEDLDLEVSAGELMVFVGPSGCGKSTSLRMVNRLVELTAGRVLVDGEDVRHVDPVRLRRRIGYVIQNVGLFPHRTVEQNVGVVPALLGWSRERTRSRSRELLELVGLDADLHARRYPHELSGGQRQRVGVARALAAEPSVLLMDEPFGAVDPVGRRRLQAEFRRLHAELGTTVIFVTHDIDEAVLLGDRVAVFRQGGHVEQVADPVTLLAAPANETVRSFIGADRAVRLLALTGIEAEDLSPAAPGASPALTVGDTLDVALSVLAESPAPTIGVRGDDGELVGSLDADAIYRALRRVYSAHPDPLAEPVATPNS; encoded by the coding sequence ATGCCCGCGGACGAGACGGACCCCATCGGCCACGCCCCGCACGCCGCGATCTCGTTCGAGGGAGCGGCGAAGCGGTACGCCGACGGCACCGTCGCCGTCGAGGACCTCGACCTCGAGGTGTCCGCGGGCGAGCTCATGGTCTTCGTGGGGCCGTCCGGGTGCGGGAAGTCGACGTCCCTGCGGATGGTCAACCGGCTCGTCGAGCTGACCGCGGGCCGCGTGCTCGTCGACGGCGAGGACGTCCGTCACGTCGATCCCGTGCGCCTGCGGCGCCGGATCGGCTACGTCATCCAGAACGTGGGCCTCTTCCCGCACCGCACCGTCGAGCAGAACGTCGGAGTCGTCCCCGCACTCCTCGGCTGGTCCCGCGAGCGCACCCGCTCGCGGTCGCGGGAGCTGCTCGAGCTCGTCGGCCTGGACGCCGATCTCCACGCGCGGCGGTACCCGCACGAGCTCTCCGGGGGCCAGCGGCAGCGGGTCGGGGTCGCCCGCGCACTCGCGGCCGAGCCGTCCGTGCTGCTCATGGACGAGCCGTTCGGCGCCGTCGACCCCGTCGGGCGCCGCCGGCTCCAGGCGGAGTTCCGGCGCCTGCACGCCGAGCTCGGTACCACCGTGATCTTCGTCACGCACGACATCGACGAGGCGGTGCTGCTCGGCGACCGTGTCGCCGTCTTCCGCCAGGGCGGCCACGTCGAGCAGGTGGCTGATCCGGTCACCCTGCTCGCCGCGCCGGCGAACGAGACGGTGCGCTCCTTCATCGGGGCCGACCGCGCCGTGCGGCTCCTCGCGCTGACCGGCATCGAGGCGGAGGACCTGTCGCCGGCCGCGCCCGGCGCCTCGCCGGCGCTCACCGTGGGGGACACGCTCGACGTCGCCCTGTCGGTGCTCGCGGAGAGCCCGGCGCCGACCATCGGCGTGCGCGGCGACGATGGCGAGCTCGTGGGGTCCCTCGATGCCGACGCGATCTACCGCGCCCTGCGCCGGGTCTACTCGGCTCACCCGGACCCGCTGGCCGAGCCCGTCGCCACGCCGAACAGCTGA
- a CDS encoding MurR/RpiR family transcriptional regulator has protein sequence MTLPSLPPAAGTVLARIRAHTGELHPGEQRVAHVVLDRPEWTIEASAQDVADAAGVSRATVVRTAQRLGFAGYPQLRVLLARDVGLSGAWTRTSGEPEEPIEIVRAYFHDVARAVDGMLALLAADDVRRAVDLLAGAATTLVIGNGLSSTLAAEAAMRLNAIGRSAEAPADYVSQSVKARLLRPQDVCLVVSGTGSTTPTLQAARAARSAGAEIVALTAFTGSPLGELASVTLVAGMGATSFRDEITTTTRIPQGMLLNALVGAVRRRDPAGAQDAQARLLEVIGEALVQDPP, from the coding sequence ATGACGCTGCCCTCGCTCCCGCCCGCCGCCGGGACCGTGCTCGCGCGGATCCGTGCCCACACGGGCGAGCTCCACCCGGGCGAGCAGCGCGTCGCGCACGTCGTGCTCGACCGCCCGGAGTGGACGATCGAGGCATCCGCGCAGGATGTCGCCGACGCCGCGGGGGTGTCCCGAGCGACTGTCGTCCGGACGGCGCAGCGGCTCGGGTTCGCCGGCTACCCCCAGCTGAGGGTGCTCCTGGCGCGCGACGTCGGCCTGTCCGGTGCGTGGACGAGGACGTCGGGGGAGCCGGAGGAGCCGATCGAGATCGTCCGTGCGTACTTCCACGACGTGGCGCGCGCCGTCGACGGCATGCTGGCGCTCCTTGCCGCCGACGACGTGCGCCGCGCCGTCGACCTGCTCGCCGGCGCCGCGACCACCCTTGTGATCGGGAACGGGCTCTCCTCGACGCTGGCCGCCGAGGCGGCGATGCGGCTCAACGCCATCGGCAGGTCGGCGGAGGCGCCGGCGGACTACGTCAGCCAGTCGGTGAAGGCGCGGCTGCTCCGCCCGCAGGACGTGTGCCTGGTGGTGAGCGGCACCGGGAGCACGACGCCGACGCTGCAGGCGGCACGGGCCGCCCGGAGTGCCGGCGCCGAGATCGTGGCTCTGACCGCGTTCACGGGCTCGCCGCTGGGCGAGCTCGCGAGCGTGACCCTCGTCGCGGGGATGGGTGCGACGTCGTTCCGTGACGAGATCACGACGACGACCCGCATCCCGCAGGGGATGCTCCTCAACGCGCTCGTCGGTGCAGTGCGCCGCCGGGACCCGGCGGGTGCGCAGGACGCGCAGGCCAGGCTGCTCGAGGTGATCGGCGAGGCGCTGGTCCAGGACCCACCGTGA
- a CDS encoding glycine betaine ABC transporter substrate-binding protein, translated as MRLTARRLLTASVGALAIAALAACGQPGSSGDGATDGETSAASETDLEACEGIADQALVVLEDDQGLQTADNIVPAIHADSAEPALVAALDAVSAALDTEQLIELNKAVDIDRQTSAQAAEAWWDASGVEITDTSGSGDIVVGSANFSENITLGEIYRIALTEAGYSATTQDAGNREIYLPSLQSGDLTVVPEYLGTLTTFLVGQADDPGDLAASSDVDATYEALSTLGEEAGLAFGQPSAAADQNAFAVTQAFADEHGVATLSELAEVCGDLALGGPPECPERPFCQPGLEETYGLQIGEFTSLDAGGPLTKSALQDGSIALGLVFSSDAALATE; from the coding sequence ATGCGCCTGACAGCACGTCGACTTCTCACCGCGAGCGTGGGCGCGCTCGCGATCGCGGCCCTGGCCGCCTGCGGCCAGCCCGGGTCGTCCGGCGACGGAGCGACGGACGGCGAGACGTCCGCCGCCAGCGAGACCGACCTGGAGGCGTGCGAGGGCATCGCCGACCAGGCCCTGGTCGTGCTCGAGGACGACCAGGGCCTCCAGACGGCCGACAACATCGTCCCGGCGATCCACGCGGACTCTGCGGAGCCGGCCCTGGTCGCCGCACTCGACGCAGTCTCTGCCGCGCTCGACACGGAGCAGCTCATCGAGCTGAACAAGGCCGTCGACATCGACCGCCAGACGTCCGCTCAGGCGGCCGAGGCCTGGTGGGACGCGTCGGGTGTCGAGATCACCGACACGTCGGGATCGGGCGACATCGTCGTCGGCAGCGCGAACTTCTCCGAGAACATCACGCTGGGCGAGATCTACCGGATCGCGCTCACCGAGGCCGGCTACTCGGCGACCACGCAGGACGCGGGCAACCGGGAGATCTACCTGCCGTCGCTCCAGTCCGGCGATCTGACGGTCGTGCCGGAGTACCTCGGAACGCTGACCACGTTCCTGGTGGGCCAGGCGGACGACCCGGGCGACCTCGCCGCGAGCAGCGACGTCGACGCCACGTACGAGGCGCTCAGCACGCTCGGGGAGGAAGCCGGCCTGGCCTTCGGGCAGCCGTCCGCGGCCGCCGACCAGAACGCGTTCGCTGTGACCCAGGCGTTCGCCGACGAGCACGGCGTCGCCACGCTCAGCGAGCTCGCCGAGGTGTGTGGTGATCTGGCGCTGGGCGGTCCCCCGGAGTGCCCGGAGCGGCCCTTCTGCCAGCCGGGTCTCGAGGAGACGTACGGCCTGCAGATCGGCGAGTTCACGTCGCTCGACGCCGGTGGTCCGCTGACGAAGAGCGCGCTGCAGGACGGGTCGATCGCCCTCGGCCTCGTGTTCTCCTCCGACGCGGCGCTCGCCACCGAGTGA
- the phnE gene encoding phosphonate ABC transporter, permease protein PhnE yields the protein MSARTTAPSTPGVRSERPTPPSKLPRTIGLLVSGAIVVVCAVTLDAQWSRLLEAPGVLGNYLRLMSQGIFTNPTVEPASFQWTSAFEYMLESLQMAWMGTLIGAVLSFPLAFLAARTIAPAPVVFVTRMVLNVIRAIPELILAIVVMMPIFGLGPLAGALALGIGSIGTLGKLSSEAIEAIDSRPVEAVSATGARKAQVLAWGVIPQAMPEILAFWLYRFEINIRAGAILGAVGAGGIGSILKQLFDKREWDRIGVTLVVIILVTILVDQISAWVRHRIIAGSGHQRAEVDTAALLG from the coding sequence ATGAGCGCGCGCACGACGGCGCCCAGCACGCCGGGCGTGCGCTCCGAACGGCCGACGCCGCCGAGCAAGCTGCCACGCACGATCGGGCTGCTGGTCTCCGGGGCGATCGTCGTCGTCTGCGCCGTCACGCTCGACGCCCAGTGGTCGCGGCTGCTCGAGGCGCCGGGCGTCCTCGGGAACTACCTGCGCCTCATGTCGCAGGGGATCTTCACGAACCCGACGGTCGAACCGGCGTCGTTCCAGTGGACCTCCGCCTTCGAGTACATGCTCGAGTCGCTGCAGATGGCCTGGATGGGCACGCTCATCGGCGCCGTGCTCTCGTTCCCGCTGGCGTTCCTCGCCGCGCGGACGATCGCGCCGGCGCCCGTCGTGTTCGTGACACGGATGGTGCTCAACGTGATCCGCGCGATCCCGGAGCTGATCCTGGCCATCGTCGTGATGATGCCGATCTTCGGGCTCGGTCCCCTCGCGGGTGCGCTCGCCCTCGGAATCGGGTCCATCGGGACGCTCGGCAAGCTGTCGAGCGAGGCCATCGAGGCGATCGACTCCCGACCGGTCGAGGCGGTGAGCGCGACCGGCGCGCGGAAGGCGCAGGTGCTCGCCTGGGGAGTGATCCCGCAGGCGATGCCGGAGATCCTCGCGTTCTGGCTGTACCGCTTCGAGATCAACATCCGGGCGGGCGCGATCCTGGGTGCCGTCGGGGCGGGTGGCATCGGCTCGATCCTCAAGCAGCTCTTCGACAAGCGGGAGTGGGACCGGATCGGCGTCACGCTCGTCGTGATCATCCTCGTGACGATCCTCGTGGACCAGATCTCGGCGTGGGTGCGCCACCGCATCATCGCAGGCTCTGGGCACCAGCGTGCCGAGGTCGACACGGCAGCACTGCTGGGGTGA
- a CDS encoding ABC transporter permease has product MNPAEVARDAVTWLNDPVNWTGPQGVLALTGVHLQMTLIAVLAAAAIALPLGTWLGHTGRGGGVVVAFSNVTRAMPTYALLILFSMSPIGRGNPATVIAVAIFAIPPMLSNAYVGVRGADADAKDAARGVGMSPASVLGRVELPLAVPLIAAGARTSAVQTIATIPIAALAGGQNLGTLITTGFATQNYGKAIAGAILVIGLCLVCEAVLAVAQRVLTPPPLRLAEAAAA; this is encoded by the coding sequence ATGAACCCCGCCGAGGTGGCACGCGACGCCGTCACGTGGCTCAACGACCCCGTGAACTGGACGGGACCGCAGGGCGTCCTCGCCCTCACGGGTGTCCACCTGCAGATGACGCTCATCGCCGTGCTCGCGGCGGCGGCGATCGCGCTCCCCCTCGGTACGTGGCTGGGGCATACCGGCCGGGGCGGCGGCGTCGTCGTCGCCTTCTCGAACGTCACCCGGGCGATGCCGACGTACGCGCTGCTCATCCTGTTCTCGATGAGCCCGATCGGGCGCGGCAACCCCGCGACGGTCATCGCCGTCGCCATCTTCGCGATCCCCCCGATGCTCTCGAACGCGTACGTCGGGGTGCGGGGCGCCGACGCCGACGCGAAGGACGCCGCGCGTGGGGTCGGCATGTCCCCGGCGAGCGTGCTGGGCCGGGTCGAGCTGCCGCTCGCGGTCCCCCTCATCGCGGCCGGCGCCCGGACGTCCGCCGTCCAGACCATCGCGACCATCCCGATCGCCGCGCTCGCCGGCGGCCAGAACCTCGGCACGCTCATCACGACCGGCTTCGCGACGCAGAACTACGGCAAGGCGATCGCCGGCGCGATCCTCGTGATCGGGCTGTGCCTGGTGTGCGAGGCCGTGCTCGCCGTGGCCCAGCGCGTTCTCACGCCGCCCCCGCTGCGCCTCGCGGAGGCGGCCGCCGCATGA
- the phnC gene encoding phosphonate ABC transporter ATP-binding protein: protein MITFRDVSVVYPTGTKGLDGVTLEIPDGQFVVVVGLSGAGKSTLVRAVNGLVPVTSGELEVNGQRVDSASKRELRRLRARVGMIFQSFNLVTRVSVLKNVLMGRLARTSTLATLVGAYGAANREIAFEALERVGIVEKAYVRASQLSGGQQQRVAIARVLAQQPDVVLADEPVASLDPPTANAVMRDLRRVQRELGITTIVNLHFLDLAKAYADRIIGMRAGKVVFDGVAADADDAVFEQIYGRSLTAEDVSTVDVGPIL from the coding sequence GTGATCACCTTCCGCGACGTGAGCGTCGTGTACCCGACCGGCACCAAGGGGCTCGACGGCGTCACGCTCGAGATACCCGACGGACAGTTCGTCGTCGTCGTGGGCCTCTCGGGCGCGGGCAAGTCGACCCTGGTGCGTGCCGTGAACGGGCTCGTGCCCGTGACCTCCGGCGAGCTCGAGGTCAACGGGCAGCGCGTCGACTCCGCCTCGAAGCGTGAGCTGCGCCGCCTGCGTGCCCGGGTCGGGATGATCTTCCAGTCGTTCAACCTGGTCACCCGGGTGAGCGTGCTGAAGAACGTCCTCATGGGCAGGCTCGCCCGCACCAGCACGCTCGCGACCCTGGTCGGGGCATACGGCGCCGCGAACCGCGAGATCGCGTTCGAGGCACTCGAACGGGTCGGCATCGTGGAGAAGGCGTACGTGCGCGCGTCGCAGCTCTCCGGAGGGCAGCAGCAGCGGGTGGCGATCGCCCGTGTGCTGGCGCAGCAGCCCGACGTCGTGCTCGCCGACGAGCCGGTCGCCTCGCTCGACCCGCCGACGGCGAACGCCGTCATGCGCGACCTGCGGCGCGTGCAGCGCGAGCTGGGCATCACGACGATCGTCAACCTGCACTTCCTCGACCTGGCGAAGGCGTACGCCGACCGCATCATCGGCATGCGCGCCGGGAAGGTCGTGTTCGACGGCGTCGCGGCCGATGCCGACGACGCCGTGTTCGAGCAGATCTACGGTCGCTCGCTCACCGCGGAGGACGTGTCCACCGTCGACGTCGGACCCATCCTGTGA
- a CDS encoding VIT1/CCC1 transporter family protein, whose amino-acid sequence MAADDGVESPTRRWWLRARLIEANDGIIAAAGVVEGIAGAGGGDETLLVAGLAIALAGGAAAGGAAYAEAAVEEDAEDALVEDERRRLAEAPDEELAELTAIYERKGLSPRLAREVATELTAHDALAAQLEAEHGLDLAEEEVPAWRSGFAGALAFGLGALIPLAVMELAPPSARVPMTFVVVVVALTITATIAARTADSSVPRAVARTVAIGAGTMLATWAVGTLIGS is encoded by the coding sequence ATGGCGGCTGACGACGGCGTGGAGTCACCGACCCGGCGCTGGTGGTTGCGTGCTCGTCTCATCGAGGCGAACGACGGGATCATCGCGGCGGCGGGGGTCGTCGAGGGCATCGCCGGTGCGGGCGGGGGCGACGAGACGCTGCTCGTGGCCGGGCTCGCGATCGCGCTCGCCGGCGGTGCCGCGGCGGGTGGGGCCGCGTACGCGGAGGCGGCGGTCGAGGAGGACGCCGAGGACGCGCTGGTGGAGGACGAGCGCCGTCGGCTCGCCGAGGCGCCCGACGAGGAGCTGGCCGAGCTCACCGCGATCTACGAGCGGAAGGGGCTCTCGCCTCGGCTCGCCCGCGAGGTCGCCACGGAGCTCACGGCGCATGACGCGCTGGCGGCGCAGCTGGAGGCGGAGCACGGCCTCGACCTCGCGGAGGAGGAGGTGCCCGCGTGGCGGTCCGGATTCGCCGGCGCCCTCGCCTTCGGGCTCGGGGCGCTGATCCCTCTCGCCGTGATGGAGCTCGCGCCGCCGTCCGCGCGCGTCCCGATGACGTTCGTGGTGGTCGTGGTCGCGCTCACGATCACGGCGACGATCGCGGCACGGACCGCCGACTCGAGCGTCCCGCGGGCGGTGGCCCGCACCGTCGCGATCGGCGCCGGGACGATGCTCGCCACCTGGGCTGTCGGAACTCTCATCGGATCGTGA
- a CDS encoding phosphate/phosphite/phosphonate ABC transporter substrate-binding protein — MKRSLSAAALAAATALVLAACGSGGGDDDATGGDAEGGGGDLPDTLVLGLVPSVEVDALTEDASELAAMLSDELGVEVEAEVTTDFTALVVAMGTGQADIGMFGPIALVNAVDQSDAVAILQSVRFGSSTYHTQWFTNDPGTYCLDEAITVPDDEGSEYAFCNGAEASEGPTGEDALALVPEGAPISFVDAASASGYYYPATQLGEVQGIDPVNDINTVFAGGHPNSVQNVARGDAPVGVSFNDARTDLIEEDPEIGTAVTVFASSPEIPNDGVAVSGELSEEAQQQIADAFLAIAETDEGLAVLDAVYSIEGLVPADLEALDAARQVAANFGEE; from the coding sequence ATGAAGCGATCCCTGAGCGCCGCGGCGCTGGCTGCCGCCACCGCACTCGTCCTGGCCGCGTGCGGCAGCGGGGGAGGTGACGACGACGCCACCGGCGGCGACGCCGAGGGCGGCGGCGGCGACCTGCCCGACACCCTCGTGCTCGGCCTGGTCCCGTCGGTCGAGGTGGACGCCCTCACGGAGGACGCGAGCGAGCTCGCGGCGATGCTGAGCGACGAGCTCGGCGTCGAGGTCGAGGCGGAGGTCACGACGGACTTCACCGCGCTCGTCGTCGCGATGGGCACCGGCCAGGCGGACATCGGCATGTTCGGCCCGATCGCGCTCGTCAACGCCGTCGACCAGTCGGACGCCGTCGCGATCCTCCAGTCCGTCCGGTTCGGCAGCTCGACGTACCACACGCAGTGGTTCACGAACGACCCGGGGACGTACTGCCTGGACGAGGCCATCACGGTGCCCGACGACGAGGGCAGCGAGTACGCGTTCTGCAACGGCGCCGAGGCGAGCGAGGGGCCGACCGGGGAGGACGCGCTCGCGCTCGTCCCCGAGGGCGCACCGATCTCGTTCGTCGACGCGGCATCGGCGTCGGGCTACTACTACCCGGCCACGCAGCTCGGCGAGGTCCAGGGCATCGACCCGGTCAACGACATCAACACGGTCTTCGCCGGCGGGCACCCGAACTCCGTGCAGAACGTGGCACGTGGCGACGCCCCCGTCGGGGTGTCCTTCAACGACGCGCGCACCGACCTGATCGAGGAGGACCCCGAGATCGGCACCGCCGTGACCGTGTTCGCGTCCTCCCCGGAGATCCCGAACGACGGCGTCGCGGTCTCGGGGGAGCTGTCCGAGGAGGCGCAGCAGCAGATCGCCGACGCGTTCCTCGCGATCGCCGAGACGGACGAGGGCCTCGCCGTGCTCGACGCCGTGTACAGCATCGAAGGGCTCGTCCCGGCCGACCTGGAGGCGCTCGACGCCGCACGTCAGGTCGCGGCGAACTTCGGCGAGGAGTGA
- a CDS encoding RidA family protein: MDEITLLRPPGLVASPAFSHVAVVPPGATTILVGGQNAVDAEGALVGGDDVAAQVTRVMENLVVALEAADVGLADVVSMTILFLDGVDLDAAYGAAMPFLGSLTEPPLVTGARVAGLGVPGALVEVSAVAAVVR, from the coding sequence ATGGACGAGATCACACTGCTGCGGCCTCCCGGGCTCGTCGCGAGCCCCGCATTCAGCCACGTCGCGGTCGTGCCCCCGGGCGCGACCACCATCCTCGTCGGCGGCCAGAACGCCGTCGACGCCGAGGGCGCCCTCGTCGGGGGCGACGACGTCGCGGCCCAGGTGACCCGGGTGATGGAGAACCTCGTCGTCGCGCTCGAGGCCGCCGACGTCGGCCTGGCGGACGTCGTCAGCATGACGATCCTGTTCCTGGACGGCGTCGACCTCGACGCCGCCTACGGCGCAGCCATGCCGTTCCTCGGGTCCCTCACCGAACCGCCGCTGGTGACCGGAGCGCGCGTCGCGGGGCTCGGAGTACCCGGCGCTCTGGTCGAGGTGTCGGCCGTGGCGGCCGTCGTGCGCTGA
- a CDS encoding ABC transporter permease → MLLADAASVPANPWVSWTYVQNNSEEIARALGQHVSMTLQAVLVALVIAIPLALAARFRPRLAGAILGTTAVLYTIPSLALFILLVPFTGASRTTVVIGLVLYALLLLVRNILAGLRDVPAELRDAARGQGMDSRQLLLRVDAPLATPAVVTGLRLTTVSTIALVTVGVAVGHGGLGQLMFRGFASNYRAQVFTATALCLLLAFAADLLLWLLGRALTPWTRSRSGPVRQAVAA, encoded by the coding sequence GTGCTTCTGGCAGACGCGGCATCCGTACCGGCGAACCCGTGGGTCTCCTGGACGTACGTCCAGAACAATTCCGAGGAGATCGCGCGGGCGCTCGGCCAGCACGTCTCGATGACGCTGCAGGCGGTGCTCGTGGCGCTCGTCATCGCGATCCCGCTCGCGCTCGCGGCGCGGTTCCGGCCGCGCCTCGCCGGGGCCATCCTGGGGACGACGGCGGTGCTGTACACGATCCCGTCGCTCGCCCTGTTCATCCTGCTGGTGCCGTTCACCGGCGCCTCCCGGACGACCGTCGTCATCGGCCTGGTCCTGTACGCGCTGCTCCTGCTCGTGCGGAACATCCTCGCCGGCCTGCGCGACGTCCCCGCTGAGCTGCGCGACGCGGCGCGCGGCCAAGGCATGGACAGCCGCCAGCTGCTGCTCCGGGTCGACGCGCCGCTCGCGACGCCCGCCGTCGTCACCGGTCTGCGCCTCACGACGGTGAGCACCATCGCCCTGGTGACGGTCGGCGTCGCCGTCGGGCACGGAGGGCTGGGGCAGCTGATGTTCCGGGGGTTCGCCTCGAACTACCGTGCGCAGGTCTTCACGGCGACGGCCCTGTGCCTGCTCCTGGCGTTCGCCGCCGACCTGCTGCTGTGGCTGCTCGGGCGCGCCCTCACGCCGTGGACGCGCTCGAGATCCGGCCCGGTGCGGCAGGCGGTGGCGGCATGA